A genome region from Tursiops truncatus isolate mTurTru1 chromosome 15, mTurTru1.mat.Y, whole genome shotgun sequence includes the following:
- the ATXN2L gene encoding ataxin-2-like protein isoform X1 yields the protein MLKPQPPQQTSQPQQPPPTQQAVARRPPGGTSPPNGGLPGPLASTSAPPGPPAAASPCLGPAAAAGSGLRRGAESILAPPPPQQQHQERPGAAAIGSARGQSTGKGPPQSPVFEGVYNNSRMLHFLTAVVGSTCDVKVKNGTTYEGIFKTLSSKFELAVDAVHRKASEPAGGPRREDIVDTMVFKPSDVMLVHFRNVDFNYATKDKFTDSAIAMNSKVNGEHKEKVLQRWEGGDSNSDDYDLESDMSNGWDPNEMFKFNEENYGIKTTYDSSLSSYTVPLEKDNSEEFRQRELRAAQLAREIESSPQYRLRIAMENDDGRTEEEKHSAVQRQGSGRESPSLASREGKYIPLPQRVREGPRGGVRCSSSRGGRPGLSSLPPRGPHHLDNSSPGPGSETRGINGGPSRMSPKAQRPLRGAKTLSSPSSRPSGEASVPPPPAVGRMYPPRSPKSAAPAPISASCPEPPIGSAVPTSSASIPVTSSVGDPGVGSISPASPKISLAPTDVKELPAKEPGRTLESQELSRIAGKVPGLQNEQKRFQLEELRKFGAQFKLQPSSSPETSLDPFPPRILKEEAKGKEKEVDGLLASEPMGSPVSSKTESISDKEDKPPLPPAGGAEGPDQPPPPCPSQTSSPPVGLIKGDDKDEGPVAEQVKKSTLNPNAKEFNPTKPLLSVNKSTSTPTSPGPRTHSTPSIPVLTAGQSGLYSPQYISYIPQIHMGPAVQAPQMYPYPVSNSVPGQQGKYRGAKGSLPPQRSDQHQPASAPPMMQAAAAAGPPLVAATPYSSYIPYNPQQFPGQPAMMQPMAHYPSQPVFAPMLQSNPRMLTSGSHPQAIVSSSTPQYPSAEQPTPQALYATVHQSYPHHATQLHAHQPQPATTPTGSQPQSQHAAPSPVQHQAGQAPHLGSGQPQQNLYHPGALTGTPPSLPPGPSAQSPQSSFPQPAAVYAIHAHQQLPHGFTNMAHVTQAHVQTGITAAPPPHPGAPHPPQVMLLHPPQSHGGPPQGAVPQSGVPALSASTPSPYPYIGHPQGEQPGQAPGFPGGADDRIREFSLAGGIWHGRADGLQVGQDARVLGGE from the exons ATGCTGAAGCCTCAGCCgccacaacagacctcccagccccagcagCCGCCCCCCACGCAACAGGCCGTGGCCCGCCGGCCTCCCGGGGGCACCAGCCCTCCCAACGGCGGCCTCCCGGGGCCCCTGGCCTCCACCTCGGCTCCCCCAGGGCCTCCCGCCGCTGCTTCCCCCTGCTTGGGGCCTGCAGCCGCTGCCGGGAGCGGGCTCCGCCGGGGAGCTGAGAGCATCttggcgccgccgccgccgcagcagcAACATCAGGAGAGGCCAGGGGCAGCGGCCATCGGCAGCGCCAG GGGACAAAGCACAGGAAAGGGACCCCCACAGTCACCG GTGTTTGAGGGTGTCTACAACAATTCCAGGATGCTGCATTTCCTTACAGCTGTTGTG GGCTCCACTTGTGATGTAAAGGTAAAGAATGGTACCACCTATGAAGGTATCTTCAAGACCCTGAGCTCAAAG TTTGAACTGGCAGTAGACGCTGTGCACCGGAAAGCATCGGAGCCAGCAGGTGGTCCTCGTCGGGAAGACATTGTGGACACCATGGTGTTTAAGCCAAGTGATGTCATGCTTGTCCACTTCCGAAATGTTGACTTCAATTATGCTACTAAAG ACAAGTTCACTGATTCAGCCATTGCCATGAACTCGAAGGTGAATGGGGAGCACAAGGAGAAGGTGCTTCAGCGCTGGGAGGGGGGCGACAGCAACAGCGATGACTACGACCTGGAGTCTGACATG TCCAATGGATGGGACCCCAATGAAATGTTCAAGTTCAATGAGGAGAATTACGGCATAAAGACCACCTATGACAGCAGTCTCTCTTCTTACAC GGTGCCCTTAGAGAAGGACAACTCGGAAGAATTTCGTCAGCGGGAGCTGCGTGCAGCCCAGTTGGCTCGAGAGATTGAATCGAGCCCCCAGTACCGCCTGCGGATCGCCATGGAGAATGATGACGGGCGCACCGAGGAGGAGAAGCACAGTGCAGTTCAGCGACAGGGTTCAGGGCGAGAGAGCCCCAGCTTGGCATCTAG GGAGGGAAAGTATATCCCTCTACCCCAACGAGTTCGGGAAGGTCCCCGGGGAGGAGTTCGATGCAGTAGTTCTCGGGGTGGCCGGCCTGGCCTTAGCTCTTTGCCACCTCGTGGCCCTCACCATCTTGACAATAGCAGCCCTGGCCCAGGTTCTGAGACACGCGGTATCAATGGAG gcccTTCCCGCATGTCCCCTAAGGCACAGCGGCCTCTGAGAGGTGCCAAGACTCTGTCTTCCCCCAGCAGCAGGCCTTCTGGAGAAGCTTCTGTTCCACCTCCTCCTGCAG TAGGCCGGATGTACCCCCCACGCTCTCCCAAGTCAGCTGCCCCCGCCCCAATCTCAGCTTCCTGTCCTGAGCCTCCCATCGGCTCAGCAGTACCGACCTCTTCAGCTTCCATCCCCGTGACATCATCAGTTGGGGATCCTGGAGTAGGCTCCATTTCCCCAGCTTCTCCAAAGATCTCACTGGCACCCACAGATG TAAAAGAACTCCCAGCCAAGGAACCTGGGAGAACGCTGGAGTCCCAGGAGCTGTCCCGGATAGCAGGGAAag TCCCTGGCCTTCAGAACGAGCAGAAACGCTTTCAACTGGAAGAACTGAGAAAATTTGGGGCCCAGTTTAAG CTTCAGCCCAGTAGCTCCCCTGAGACCAGCCTGGATCCTTTTCCTCCCCGGATCCTAAAGGAGGAGGccaaagggaaggagaaggaggttgATGGTCTTTTGGCTTCAGAGCCCATGGGGTCCCCTGTTTCCTCCAAGACAGAATCCATATCGGATAAGGAGGACAAACCACCCCTGCCACCAGCAGGAGGCGCCGAAGGGCCGGATCAGCCCCCACCGCCTTGCCCAAGCCAAACCAGTAGCCCCCCAGTGGGCCTTATCAAGGGAGATGACAAGGATGAGGGCCCTGTTGCTGA aCAAGTGAAGAAGTCAACATTGAACCCTAATGCCAAGGAGTTCAATCCCACTAAGCCGCTGCTGTCTGTG AATAAATCCACCAGTACTCCAACTTCTCCTGGGCCCCGGACTCATTCAACTCCCTCCATCCCGGTGCTGACAGCAGGCCAGAGTGGGCTATATAGCCCCCAGTACATTTCCTACATACCTCAGATCCACATGGGACCAGCTGTTCAG GCACCTCAGATGTATCCATATCCTGTGTCCAACTCAGTGCCTGGACAGCAGGGCAAGTACCGGGGAGCAAAAG GCTCCCTGCCCCCCCAGCGCTCGGACCAACACCAGCCAGCCTCAGCCCCTCCGATGATGCAGGCCGCCGCCGCTGCTGGCCCCCCTCTGGTGGCTGCCACACCTTATTCTTCCTACATCCCCTACAATCCACAGCAGTTCCCAGGCCAGCCCGCCATGATGCAGCCCATGGCCCACTACCCCTCGCAG CCGGTGTTTGCCCCCATGCTTCAAAGCAACCCACGCATGCTGACGTCGGGGAGCCATCCCCAGGCCATTGTGTCGTCCTCCACCCCTCAGTACCCTTCTGCAGAGCAGCCCACCCCCCAAGCCCTTTATG CCACTGTTCACCAGTCCTATCCACACCATGCCACGCAGCTCCATGCCCACCAGCCGCAGCCGGCCACCACGCCTACTGGGAGCCAGCCGCAGTCCCAGCATGCAGCCCCCAGTCCCGTCCAG CACCAGGCGGGGCAGGCCCCACACCTGGGCAGTGGACAGCCACAGCAGAACCTGTACCACCCAGGGGCCCTGACAGGCACGCCGCCTTCTCTGCCGCCGGGACCTTCTGCGCAGTCCCCTCAGAGCAGCTTCCCCCAGCCAGCCGCTGTGTATGCTATCCATGCCCACCAGCAGCTGCCCCACGGCTTCACCAACATGGCCCATGTTACCCAG GCCCATGTCCAAACTGGAATCACAGCAGCCCCGCCCCCTCACCCTGGGGCTCCCCACCcgccccaggtgatgctgctgcacCCACCCCAGAGCCATGGGGGCCCCCCCCAAGGCGCGGTGCCCCAGAGTGGGGTGCCTGCACTCTCAGCTTCCACACCCTCACCCTATCCCTACATCGGACACCCCCAAGGTGAGCAGCCTGGCCAGGCGCCTGGATTTCCAGGAGGAGCCGATGACAGGATTCGTGAGTTCTCGTTAGCTGGGGGAATTTGGCATGGAAGAGCTGATGGGCTGCAGGTGGGGCAGGATGCACGGGTTctgggtggggagtga
- the ATXN2L gene encoding ataxin-2-like protein isoform X9: MLKPQPPQQTSQPQQPPPTQQAVARRPPGGTSPPNGGLPGPLASTSAPPGPPAAASPCLGPAAAAGSGLRRGAESILAPPPPQQQHQERPGAAAIGSARGQSTGKGPPQSPVFEGVYNNSRMLHFLTAVVGSTCDVKVKNGTTYEGIFKTLSSKFELAVDAVHRKASEPAGGPRREDIVDTMVFKPSDVMLVHFRNVDFNYATKDKFTDSAIAMNSKVNGEHKEKVLQRWEGGDSNSDDYDLESDMSNGWDPNEMFKFNEENYGIKTTYDSSLSSYTVPLEKDNSEEFRQRELRAAQLAREIESSPQYRLRIAMENDDGRTEEEKHSAVQRQGSGRESPSLASREGKYIPLPQRVREGPRGGVRCSSSRGGRPGLSSLPPRGPHHLDNSSPGPGSETRGINGGPSRMSPKAQRPLRGAKTLSSPSSRPSGEASVPPPPAVGRMYPPRSPKSAAPAPISASCPEPPIGSAVPTSSASIPVTSSVGDPGVGSISPASPKISLAPTDVKELPAKEPGRTLESQELSRIAGKVPGLQNEQKRFQLEELRKFGAQFKLQPSSSPETSLDPFPPRILKEEAKGKEKEVDGLLASEPMGSPVSSKTESISDKEDKPPLPPAGGAEGPDQPPPPCPSQTSSPPVGLIKGDDKDEGPVAEQVKKSTLNPNAKEFNPTKPLLSVNKSTSTPTSPGPRTHSTPSIPVLTAGQSGLYSPQYISYIPQIHMGPAVQAPQMYPYPVSNSVPGQQGKYRGAKGSLPPQRSDQHQPASAPPMMQAAAAAGPPLVAATPYSSYIPYNPQQFPGQPAMMQPMAHYPSQPVFAPMLQSNPRMLTSGSHPQAIVSSSTPQYPSAEQPTPQALYATVHQSYPHHATQLHAHQPQPATTPTGSQPQSQHAAPSPVQHQAGQAPHLGSGQPQQNLYHPGALTGTPPSLPPGPSAQSPQSSFPQPAAVYAIHAHQQLPHGFTNMAHVTQAHVQTGITAAPPPHPGAPHPPQVMLLHPPQSHGGPPQGAVPQSGVPALSASTPSPYPYIGHPQAPLPPPGELKIVLAAT, translated from the exons ATGCTGAAGCCTCAGCCgccacaacagacctcccagccccagcagCCGCCCCCCACGCAACAGGCCGTGGCCCGCCGGCCTCCCGGGGGCACCAGCCCTCCCAACGGCGGCCTCCCGGGGCCCCTGGCCTCCACCTCGGCTCCCCCAGGGCCTCCCGCCGCTGCTTCCCCCTGCTTGGGGCCTGCAGCCGCTGCCGGGAGCGGGCTCCGCCGGGGAGCTGAGAGCATCttggcgccgccgccgccgcagcagcAACATCAGGAGAGGCCAGGGGCAGCGGCCATCGGCAGCGCCAG GGGACAAAGCACAGGAAAGGGACCCCCACAGTCACCG GTGTTTGAGGGTGTCTACAACAATTCCAGGATGCTGCATTTCCTTACAGCTGTTGTG GGCTCCACTTGTGATGTAAAGGTAAAGAATGGTACCACCTATGAAGGTATCTTCAAGACCCTGAGCTCAAAG TTTGAACTGGCAGTAGACGCTGTGCACCGGAAAGCATCGGAGCCAGCAGGTGGTCCTCGTCGGGAAGACATTGTGGACACCATGGTGTTTAAGCCAAGTGATGTCATGCTTGTCCACTTCCGAAATGTTGACTTCAATTATGCTACTAAAG ACAAGTTCACTGATTCAGCCATTGCCATGAACTCGAAGGTGAATGGGGAGCACAAGGAGAAGGTGCTTCAGCGCTGGGAGGGGGGCGACAGCAACAGCGATGACTACGACCTGGAGTCTGACATG TCCAATGGATGGGACCCCAATGAAATGTTCAAGTTCAATGAGGAGAATTACGGCATAAAGACCACCTATGACAGCAGTCTCTCTTCTTACAC GGTGCCCTTAGAGAAGGACAACTCGGAAGAATTTCGTCAGCGGGAGCTGCGTGCAGCCCAGTTGGCTCGAGAGATTGAATCGAGCCCCCAGTACCGCCTGCGGATCGCCATGGAGAATGATGACGGGCGCACCGAGGAGGAGAAGCACAGTGCAGTTCAGCGACAGGGTTCAGGGCGAGAGAGCCCCAGCTTGGCATCTAG GGAGGGAAAGTATATCCCTCTACCCCAACGAGTTCGGGAAGGTCCCCGGGGAGGAGTTCGATGCAGTAGTTCTCGGGGTGGCCGGCCTGGCCTTAGCTCTTTGCCACCTCGTGGCCCTCACCATCTTGACAATAGCAGCCCTGGCCCAGGTTCTGAGACACGCGGTATCAATGGAG gcccTTCCCGCATGTCCCCTAAGGCACAGCGGCCTCTGAGAGGTGCCAAGACTCTGTCTTCCCCCAGCAGCAGGCCTTCTGGAGAAGCTTCTGTTCCACCTCCTCCTGCAG TAGGCCGGATGTACCCCCCACGCTCTCCCAAGTCAGCTGCCCCCGCCCCAATCTCAGCTTCCTGTCCTGAGCCTCCCATCGGCTCAGCAGTACCGACCTCTTCAGCTTCCATCCCCGTGACATCATCAGTTGGGGATCCTGGAGTAGGCTCCATTTCCCCAGCTTCTCCAAAGATCTCACTGGCACCCACAGATG TAAAAGAACTCCCAGCCAAGGAACCTGGGAGAACGCTGGAGTCCCAGGAGCTGTCCCGGATAGCAGGGAAag TCCCTGGCCTTCAGAACGAGCAGAAACGCTTTCAACTGGAAGAACTGAGAAAATTTGGGGCCCAGTTTAAG CTTCAGCCCAGTAGCTCCCCTGAGACCAGCCTGGATCCTTTTCCTCCCCGGATCCTAAAGGAGGAGGccaaagggaaggagaaggaggttgATGGTCTTTTGGCTTCAGAGCCCATGGGGTCCCCTGTTTCCTCCAAGACAGAATCCATATCGGATAAGGAGGACAAACCACCCCTGCCACCAGCAGGAGGCGCCGAAGGGCCGGATCAGCCCCCACCGCCTTGCCCAAGCCAAACCAGTAGCCCCCCAGTGGGCCTTATCAAGGGAGATGACAAGGATGAGGGCCCTGTTGCTGA aCAAGTGAAGAAGTCAACATTGAACCCTAATGCCAAGGAGTTCAATCCCACTAAGCCGCTGCTGTCTGTG AATAAATCCACCAGTACTCCAACTTCTCCTGGGCCCCGGACTCATTCAACTCCCTCCATCCCGGTGCTGACAGCAGGCCAGAGTGGGCTATATAGCCCCCAGTACATTTCCTACATACCTCAGATCCACATGGGACCAGCTGTTCAG GCACCTCAGATGTATCCATATCCTGTGTCCAACTCAGTGCCTGGACAGCAGGGCAAGTACCGGGGAGCAAAAG GCTCCCTGCCCCCCCAGCGCTCGGACCAACACCAGCCAGCCTCAGCCCCTCCGATGATGCAGGCCGCCGCCGCTGCTGGCCCCCCTCTGGTGGCTGCCACACCTTATTCTTCCTACATCCCCTACAATCCACAGCAGTTCCCAGGCCAGCCCGCCATGATGCAGCCCATGGCCCACTACCCCTCGCAG CCGGTGTTTGCCCCCATGCTTCAAAGCAACCCACGCATGCTGACGTCGGGGAGCCATCCCCAGGCCATTGTGTCGTCCTCCACCCCTCAGTACCCTTCTGCAGAGCAGCCCACCCCCCAAGCCCTTTATG CCACTGTTCACCAGTCCTATCCACACCATGCCACGCAGCTCCATGCCCACCAGCCGCAGCCGGCCACCACGCCTACTGGGAGCCAGCCGCAGTCCCAGCATGCAGCCCCCAGTCCCGTCCAG CACCAGGCGGGGCAGGCCCCACACCTGGGCAGTGGACAGCCACAGCAGAACCTGTACCACCCAGGGGCCCTGACAGGCACGCCGCCTTCTCTGCCGCCGGGACCTTCTGCGCAGTCCCCTCAGAGCAGCTTCCCCCAGCCAGCCGCTGTGTATGCTATCCATGCCCACCAGCAGCTGCCCCACGGCTTCACCAACATGGCCCATGTTACCCAG GCCCATGTCCAAACTGGAATCACAGCAGCCCCGCCCCCTCACCCTGGGGCTCCCCACCcgccccaggtgatgctgctgcacCCACCCCAGAGCCATGGGGGCCCCCCCCAAGGCGCGGTGCCCCAGAGTGGGGTGCCTGCACTCTCAGCTTCCACACCCTCACCCTATCCCTACATCGGACACCCCCAAG CTCCCCTTCCACCCCCCGGGGAACTGAAGATTGTCCTGGCCGCGACCTGA
- the ATXN2L gene encoding ataxin-2-like protein isoform X3, producing the protein MLCLMTRPFSSPGGQSTGKGPPQSPVFEGVYNNSRMLHFLTAVVGSTCDVKVKNGTTYEGIFKTLSSKFELAVDAVHRKASEPAGGPRREDIVDTMVFKPSDVMLVHFRNVDFNYATKDKFTDSAIAMNSKVNGEHKEKVLQRWEGGDSNSDDYDLESDMSNGWDPNEMFKFNEENYGIKTTYDSSLSSYTVPLEKDNSEEFRQRELRAAQLAREIESSPQYRLRIAMENDDGRTEEEKHSAVQRQGSGRESPSLASREGKYIPLPQRVREGPRGGVRCSSSRGGRPGLSSLPPRGPHHLDNSSPGPGSETRGINGGPSRMSPKAQRPLRGAKTLSSPSSRPSGEASVPPPPAVGRMYPPRSPKSAAPAPISASCPEPPIGSAVPTSSASIPVTSSVGDPGVGSISPASPKISLAPTDVKELPAKEPGRTLESQELSRIAGKVPGLQNEQKRFQLEELRKFGAQFKLQPSSSPETSLDPFPPRILKEEAKGKEKEVDGLLASEPMGSPVSSKTESISDKEDKPPLPPAGGAEGPDQPPPPCPSQTSSPPVGLIKGDDKDEGPVAEQVKKSTLNPNAKEFNPTKPLLSVNKSTSTPTSPGPRTHSTPSIPVLTAGQSGLYSPQYISYIPQIHMGPAVQAPQMYPYPVSNSVPGQQGKYRGAKGSLPPQRSDQHQPASAPPMMQAAAAAGPPLVAATPYSSYIPYNPQQFPGQPAMMQPMAHYPSQPVFAPMLQSNPRMLTSGSHPQAIVSSSTPQYPSAEQPTPQALYATVHQSYPHHATQLHAHQPQPATTPTGSQPQSQHAAPSPVQHQAGQAPHLGSGQPQQNLYHPGALTGTPPSLPPGPSAQSPQSSFPQPAAVYAIHAHQQLPHGFTNMAHVTQAHVQTGITAAPPPHPGAPHPPQVMLLHPPQSHGGPPQGAVPQSGVPALSASTPSPYPYIGHPQGEQPGQAPGFPGGADDRIREFSLAGGIWHGRADGLQVGQDARVLGGE; encoded by the exons ATGCTGTGTCTTATGACCCGGCCATTCTCCAGCCCCGG GGGACAAAGCACAGGAAAGGGACCCCCACAGTCACCG GTGTTTGAGGGTGTCTACAACAATTCCAGGATGCTGCATTTCCTTACAGCTGTTGTG GGCTCCACTTGTGATGTAAAGGTAAAGAATGGTACCACCTATGAAGGTATCTTCAAGACCCTGAGCTCAAAG TTTGAACTGGCAGTAGACGCTGTGCACCGGAAAGCATCGGAGCCAGCAGGTGGTCCTCGTCGGGAAGACATTGTGGACACCATGGTGTTTAAGCCAAGTGATGTCATGCTTGTCCACTTCCGAAATGTTGACTTCAATTATGCTACTAAAG ACAAGTTCACTGATTCAGCCATTGCCATGAACTCGAAGGTGAATGGGGAGCACAAGGAGAAGGTGCTTCAGCGCTGGGAGGGGGGCGACAGCAACAGCGATGACTACGACCTGGAGTCTGACATG TCCAATGGATGGGACCCCAATGAAATGTTCAAGTTCAATGAGGAGAATTACGGCATAAAGACCACCTATGACAGCAGTCTCTCTTCTTACAC GGTGCCCTTAGAGAAGGACAACTCGGAAGAATTTCGTCAGCGGGAGCTGCGTGCAGCCCAGTTGGCTCGAGAGATTGAATCGAGCCCCCAGTACCGCCTGCGGATCGCCATGGAGAATGATGACGGGCGCACCGAGGAGGAGAAGCACAGTGCAGTTCAGCGACAGGGTTCAGGGCGAGAGAGCCCCAGCTTGGCATCTAG GGAGGGAAAGTATATCCCTCTACCCCAACGAGTTCGGGAAGGTCCCCGGGGAGGAGTTCGATGCAGTAGTTCTCGGGGTGGCCGGCCTGGCCTTAGCTCTTTGCCACCTCGTGGCCCTCACCATCTTGACAATAGCAGCCCTGGCCCAGGTTCTGAGACACGCGGTATCAATGGAG gcccTTCCCGCATGTCCCCTAAGGCACAGCGGCCTCTGAGAGGTGCCAAGACTCTGTCTTCCCCCAGCAGCAGGCCTTCTGGAGAAGCTTCTGTTCCACCTCCTCCTGCAG TAGGCCGGATGTACCCCCCACGCTCTCCCAAGTCAGCTGCCCCCGCCCCAATCTCAGCTTCCTGTCCTGAGCCTCCCATCGGCTCAGCAGTACCGACCTCTTCAGCTTCCATCCCCGTGACATCATCAGTTGGGGATCCTGGAGTAGGCTCCATTTCCCCAGCTTCTCCAAAGATCTCACTGGCACCCACAGATG TAAAAGAACTCCCAGCCAAGGAACCTGGGAGAACGCTGGAGTCCCAGGAGCTGTCCCGGATAGCAGGGAAag TCCCTGGCCTTCAGAACGAGCAGAAACGCTTTCAACTGGAAGAACTGAGAAAATTTGGGGCCCAGTTTAAG CTTCAGCCCAGTAGCTCCCCTGAGACCAGCCTGGATCCTTTTCCTCCCCGGATCCTAAAGGAGGAGGccaaagggaaggagaaggaggttgATGGTCTTTTGGCTTCAGAGCCCATGGGGTCCCCTGTTTCCTCCAAGACAGAATCCATATCGGATAAGGAGGACAAACCACCCCTGCCACCAGCAGGAGGCGCCGAAGGGCCGGATCAGCCCCCACCGCCTTGCCCAAGCCAAACCAGTAGCCCCCCAGTGGGCCTTATCAAGGGAGATGACAAGGATGAGGGCCCTGTTGCTGA aCAAGTGAAGAAGTCAACATTGAACCCTAATGCCAAGGAGTTCAATCCCACTAAGCCGCTGCTGTCTGTG AATAAATCCACCAGTACTCCAACTTCTCCTGGGCCCCGGACTCATTCAACTCCCTCCATCCCGGTGCTGACAGCAGGCCAGAGTGGGCTATATAGCCCCCAGTACATTTCCTACATACCTCAGATCCACATGGGACCAGCTGTTCAG GCACCTCAGATGTATCCATATCCTGTGTCCAACTCAGTGCCTGGACAGCAGGGCAAGTACCGGGGAGCAAAAG GCTCCCTGCCCCCCCAGCGCTCGGACCAACACCAGCCAGCCTCAGCCCCTCCGATGATGCAGGCCGCCGCCGCTGCTGGCCCCCCTCTGGTGGCTGCCACACCTTATTCTTCCTACATCCCCTACAATCCACAGCAGTTCCCAGGCCAGCCCGCCATGATGCAGCCCATGGCCCACTACCCCTCGCAG CCGGTGTTTGCCCCCATGCTTCAAAGCAACCCACGCATGCTGACGTCGGGGAGCCATCCCCAGGCCATTGTGTCGTCCTCCACCCCTCAGTACCCTTCTGCAGAGCAGCCCACCCCCCAAGCCCTTTATG CCACTGTTCACCAGTCCTATCCACACCATGCCACGCAGCTCCATGCCCACCAGCCGCAGCCGGCCACCACGCCTACTGGGAGCCAGCCGCAGTCCCAGCATGCAGCCCCCAGTCCCGTCCAG CACCAGGCGGGGCAGGCCCCACACCTGGGCAGTGGACAGCCACAGCAGAACCTGTACCACCCAGGGGCCCTGACAGGCACGCCGCCTTCTCTGCCGCCGGGACCTTCTGCGCAGTCCCCTCAGAGCAGCTTCCCCCAGCCAGCCGCTGTGTATGCTATCCATGCCCACCAGCAGCTGCCCCACGGCTTCACCAACATGGCCCATGTTACCCAG GCCCATGTCCAAACTGGAATCACAGCAGCCCCGCCCCCTCACCCTGGGGCTCCCCACCcgccccaggtgatgctgctgcacCCACCCCAGAGCCATGGGGGCCCCCCCCAAGGCGCGGTGCCCCAGAGTGGGGTGCCTGCACTCTCAGCTTCCACACCCTCACCCTATCCCTACATCGGACACCCCCAAGGTGAGCAGCCTGGCCAGGCGCCTGGATTTCCAGGAGGAGCCGATGACAGGATTCGTGAGTTCTCGTTAGCTGGGGGAATTTGGCATGGAAGAGCTGATGGGCTGCAGGTGGGGCAGGATGCACGGGTTctgggtggggagtga